CCAGTGCGGTTTCTGCACGCCGGGGCTGCTGGTCGCCGCCGACGAGATGCTGGAGCGCAACTCCAACCCGAGCGACGCGGACATCCGCGAGGCGCTGTCGGGCAACCTGTGCCGCTGCACCGGCTACGAGAAGATCATGGACGCGGTCCGCCTCGCGGCCGCCCGGCAGGGAGAGGCGGTCTGAAGTGTCCACTCCTAACGGCACTCCCACCAAGATCACCCAGGGTTCGAAGACCAAGGGCGGCATCGGCGAGTCCACGCTCCGCCCCGACGGCACCCTCAAGGTCACCGGCGAGTTCGCGTACTCGTCCGACATGTGGCACGAGGACATGCTCTGGGGGCAGATCCTCCGCTCGACGGTCGCGCACGCCGAGATCGTGTCCATCGACACGAGCGAGGCCCTCGCCCTGCCGGGCGTGTACGCCGTCATGACGTACGACGACCTGCCGACCGAGGTGAAGAACTACGGTCTGGAGATCCAGGACACCCCGGTCCTCGCCCACGGCAAGGTCCGGCACCACGGCGAGCCGGTCGCGATCGTCGCCGCCGACCATCCGGAGACGGCCCGCCGCGCCGCCGCCAAGATCAAGGTCGAGTACCGCGAGCTGCCCGTCATCACCGACGAGGCCTCCGCCACCGCGCCGGACGCGATCCTCGTCCACGAGAACCGCGACGACCACCACATCGGACACGTCCCGCACCCGAACATCCTGCACCGGCAGCCGATCATCCGCGGTGACGTCCAAGAGGCCTCGAAGAAGGCCGACTTCGTCGTCAGGGGCGAGTACACCTTCGGCATGCAGGACCAGGCCTTCCTCGGCCCCGAGTCGGGTCTCGCCGTGCCGGACGAGGACGGTGGCGTCCACCTCTACATCGCCACCCAGTGGCTGCACTCCGACCTGCGGCAGATCGCGCCCGTCCTCGGCCTGCCCGAGCGCAAGGTGCGCATGACGCTGTCCGGCGTCGGCGGGGCCTTCGGCGGCCGCGAGGACCTGTCGATGCAGATCCACGCCTGCCTGCTGGCGCTGCGCACCGGCAAGCCCGTCAAGATCGTCTACAACCGGTTCGAGTCCTTCTTCGGGCACGTCCACCGCCACCCGGCCAAGCTGTACTACGAGCACGGGGCCACGCGCGAGGGCAAGCTGACCCACGTCAAGTGCCGGATCGTCCTCGACGGCGGCGCGTACGCCTCCGCCTCGCCGGCCGTCGTCGGCAACGCCGCCTCGCTCGGCGTCGGGCCGTACGTCGTCGACGACGTCGAGATCGAGGCCCTCGCGCTCTACACCAACAACCCGCCCTGCGGCGCGATGCGCGGCTTCGGCGCGGTCCAGGCCTGCTTCGCCTACGAGGCGCAGATGGACAAGCTCGCCGACGCGGTGGGCATGGACCGGGTGGAGTTCCGGCAGCTGAACGCCATGGAACAGGGCACGATCATGCCGACCGGCCAGCCCGTCGACTCCCCGGCTCCCGTCGCAGAACTCCTGCGCCGCGTCAAGGCGATGCCCCTTCCTCCGGAGCAGCAGTGGCTCGCGGCCGGTGAGGAGGCCGACGTACGGCAGCTGCCGGGCGGCCTGTCCAACACCACCCACGGTGAAGGCGTCGTGCGGGGTGTCGGCTACGCGGTCGGTATCAAGAACGTCGGCTTCTCCGAGGGCTTCGACGACTACTCGACCGCGCGTGTGCGCATGGAGGTCGTCGGCGGCGAGCCCGTGGCCACCGTGCACACGGCCATGGCGGAGGTCGGGCAGGGCGGTGTCACCGTCCACGCGCAGATCGCCCGCACCGAGCTGGGGGTCGCGCAGGTGACCATCCGTCCCGCGGACACGCAGGTGGGCTCGGCGGGTTCGACCTCGGCCTCCCGGCAGACGTACGTCACCGGCGGCGCCGTCAAGAACTCCTGCGAGCTCGTCCGGGAGAAGGTGCTGGAGCTCGGGCGCCGCAAGTTCGGTTCGTACCACCCGGCCTGGGCCACCGCCGAGTTGCTCCTGGAGGGCGGCAAGGTCGTCACCGACGGCGGTGAGGTCCTCGCGGACCTGGTCGACGTGCTCGAAGGCGAGAGCGTCGAGGTCGAGGCGGAGTGGCGGCACCGACCGACCGAGCCCTTCGACCTGCGTACCGGGCAGGGCTTCGGACACGTCCAGTACTCCTTCGCCGCCCACCGCGCGGTCGTCGAGGTCGACACCGAGCTCGGGCTGGTCAAGGTGATCGAACTGGCCTGTGCGCAGGACGTCGGCAAGGCGCTGAACCCGCTGTCCGTCATCGGCCAGATCCAGGGCGGAACCACCCAGGGCCTGGGCGTCGCGGTGATGGAGGAGATCATCGTCGACCCGAAGACGGCGAAGGTCAAAAACCCCTCCTTCACGGACTACCTGATCCCCACGATCCTCGACACGCCGACCATCCCCGTCGACGTGCTCGAACTCGCCGACGACCACGCGCCGTACGGGCTGCGCGGCGTCGGCGAGGCACCCACCCTGTCCTCCACTCCGGCCGTGCTCGCGGCGATCCGCAACGCGACCGGGCTGGAGCTCAACAGGACACCGGTACGGCCGGAGCACCTGACCGGCACGTGACCCTCCGGGCGTTGAACCGGTGAGTTTTCCCGGGGGACCTCGTCCCCCGGGCCCCAACTGTCCGTCCTGGGCCGTCCCCCGGGTCGTGCACATCCCAAATCCCGTGCCCGAAAAGGCGGTTGCGCGGGTGTCCCTGTGAACCTTGGGAGACGGCACCATGACCCAGCAGTCCCTGGAACCCAGGACCACGGCCGACGACGCGGGAGAAGGCACCCGCGTCCCGGCCGGCAGGTCCTGGCTCGACCAGTACTTCCACATATCCCGGCGAGGATCCACGGTCGCGCGTGAACTGCGCGGCGGCGTCACCACCTTCATGGCGATGGCGTACATCCTCCTGCTCAACCCCCTGATCCTGTCCGGCAAGGACGCGGCGGGGGACACCCTCGGCCAGAAGGCACTCATCACCGCGACCGCGTTCGCGGCGGCCTTCACCACGCCGCTGATGGGCTTCTTCGGCAAGGTACCGCTCGCGCTCGCCGCCGGCCTGTCCGTCTCCGGCGTCCTGTCCTCGCAGGTCGCGCCCGCGATGACCTGGCCGCAGGCCATGGGCATGTGCGTGATGTACGGCGTGGTCATCATGCTGCTGGTCGTCACCGGCCTGCGTGAGATGATCATGAACGCGATCCCGCTGGCCCTCAAGCACGCGATCACCATGGGCATCGGCCTGTTCGTCGCACTGATCGGCTTCTACAAGGCCGGGTTCGTCCACCAGGGCAAGGCCACCCCGGTGACCCTCGGTCCCACGGGTGAACTCGCGGGCTGGCCCGTCCTGTTGTTCGCCGTCACCCTCCTCGCGATCTTCATGCTCCAGGCGCGAGGCGTCCCCGGCGCGATCCTGATCGGCATCGTCGGCGGGACCGTACTCGCCGTGTTCCTCAACGCGGTCGGAGCCGTCGGCCCCGGGCAGTGGGCGAGCGGAGCCCCCGAACTGCACGGCAGCGCGGTCTCCATGCCCGACTTCTCGATCTTCGGGAAGGTCGAGTTCGGCGGCTGGGGCGAGGTCGGCGCGATGACGGTCGGCATGATCGTGTTCACGCTGGTGCTCGCCGGGTTCTTCGACGCGATGGCCACCATCATCGGCGTCGGCACCGAGGCCGGACTCGCCGACGCGCAGGGCCGGATGCCGGGCCTGTCCAAGGCCCTGTTCATAGACGGGGCGGGCGGTGCGATCGGCGGAGTGGCCGGTGCCTCCGGTCAGACCGTCTTCGTGGAGTCGGCGACGGGAGTGGGCGAGGGCGCCCGAACGGGCCTGTCCTCCGTCGTCACCGGCCTGTTCTTCGCGGCCTGTCTGTTCTTCACCCCGCTCACGGCGATCGTGCCGGGCGAGGTCGCGGCCGCCGCCCTGGTGGTGATCGGCGCGATGATGATGATGAACGCCCGACACGTCGACTGGGCCGACCGCGCCACTGCCGTCCCGGTCTTCCTGACCGTCGTGATCATGCCGTTCACCTACTCGATCACGGCAGGCGTCGCCGCCGGCGTCATCTCGTACGTCGCGATCAAGGTCGCGCAGAGCAAGGCGCGGGAGATCGGCGCCTTCATGTGGGGACTGACGGTGATCTTCCTGGTGTACTACGCCCTCCACCCGATCGAGAGCTGGATGGGCGTGCGCTAGCCGCCCGAACACACCCGTACGCAACCCGCTGTTGAGGAGACCGAGACATGCTGGACATCGCCGACGAACTGCACCGGTGGTTCGAGCAGGGGCGTGACTTCGCCGTGGCCACCGTGGTGGCCGTCGGCGGCAGCGCGCCCCGCCGGCCCGGCGCCGCCCTCGCGGTGGACGCCGACGGCACGGCGATCGGCTCGGTCTCCGGCGGTTGTGTGGAGGGCGCGGTCTACGCACTGTGCCAACAGGCGCTGGAGGACGGGGAGTCGGTCCTCGAACGCTTCGGCTACAGCGACGAGGACGCCTTCGCCGTCGGCCTGACCTGCGGCGGCATCATCGACATCCTCGTCACCCCGGTCCGGGCGGGGGACTCCGTCCGTACCGTGGTCGCGGCCGCGCTGGAAGCGGCGGCGCGGGGCCGGGCGGCCGCGCTCGCGCGGATCGTCTCCGGACCGCGGGAACTCGTCGGCCGCGCGCTCGTCGTAGGACCCGAGGACGTCTCCGGTCATGGCGGTTTCGGCGCCCATCCCGAGCTGGACCGCACGGTCGCCGCCGAGGCGCGCGCCTTCCTGGAAGCGGGCCGCACCGGCACCCTGGAGATCGGCGAACAGGGCTCGCGCTGCGGCGCCCCGCTCACCGTGCTCGTCGAGTCCTCCGTGCCGCCGCCCCGGATGATCGTCTTCGGCGCGATCGACTTCGCGTCGGCCCTGGTGCGGATCGGCACGTTCCTCGGCTACCGGGTCACCGTGTGCGACGCGCGCCCCGTCTTCGCGACCGAGGCGCGCTTCCCGGAGGCCGACGAGATAGTCGTCGAGTGGCCGCACAGGTATCTGGAGCGCACGGAGGTCGACGCCCGGACGGTCCTGTGCGTGCTGACCCACGACGCGAAGTTCGATGTCCCGCTGCTCCAGCTGGCGTTGCGCCTCCCGGTCGCCTACGTGGGCGCCATGGGCTCCCGCCGCACCCACCTCGACCGCAACGAACGACTGCGCGAAGTCGGCGTGACCGAGCTGGAGTTGGCGCGGCTGCGGTCACCCATCGGCCTGGACCTCGGCGCTCGTACGCCCGAGGAGACGGCCCTGTCGATCGCCGCGGAGATCGTCGCGAGCCGGCGGGGCGGCAGCGGGGTCTCCCTCACCGGCGCGCACACGCCGATCCATCACGACGTGACCTCGGTGCCGGCCCGCCGGATCGGGTCGGTGGCCTGAGCGGACACCTGGGGCTGGTCCGGCCACGTGAACGCGTACCTGGGATCGCCGCCCCGGCTCAGCCGGACGAAGCGCAGCAGTTCACGCACGATGCCCGCACCGCCCTGCGCCCAGCCGGTGCCGGGCTCCAGGTCACTCGGGGTGGCCCGGTGCTCGACGTTGGACCAGCGGGCACCGTCGGTGTCCCGGACCGCGCGGGCGGCGAGGTCGGCGACGAGGACCCGCGCGAAGTCGTACGCCTCCTGCCCTCCGGCTCTTTCGGCGATCCGGTCGCCGGCCAGGGCGAGGACGCCCGCCGTGCCGCAGCAACGGCCGTTGTTGTCCCAGAACCCCGGCCGCAGGCGCTGTGGGAGGCCGGAGTGGACGACCGTGTGCCAGCAGCGGTCGGCGAGCGCGGCCCAGGCCGGGTCGCCCTGGGTGTCGCGCAGCAGCCGGAACATGTGGGCGTCACCCGTCGGGCCGTGGCACCAGCCGTAGCTGACCGGCTCGATCAGGTCCGGCAGGAACTGCGGGGTGGAGTGCGGGACCAGGAAGCCGTCCGGGCCGCCCTCGGCGCGGGCCACGACGTCCGCGACCCCCGCCAGCCCCAGGTCGACCAGGTCGGCGCGGCCCGTCGCGTGGCCGATCCGGACGAGGGCGTAGGCGATGCCCAGCGTGCCGTGCGACATGTGGTGCATGCGGGCTTCCGTGCCCGGGCGGTGCGGCCAGGTGACGCCCCACGGGGTCTTCTCCGCGGCCCGCAGATAGGGCTCCACCGCGAGGACGGCGAACTCGGGATCGCCGACCGCCAGGGCGGCCAGGCCCGTGCCGCCGTTGCCGCCCATCAGCTCGAACAGCTCGCCCCAGCGCTCCCCGTCGAAGTGCGAGCGCACGAGAGCCATCGCGCGGTCGGCCGCCGTGCCGCAGGCGGTGTCACCGAGCTCGTGGTGCAGGGTGTGCAGGACGAGGGCCATGCCGGACCGGCCGAAGTACAGGGAGTCGTCCTCGTGGCCGTCGACGGCGGCGGCCAGGCCGTGGCCCGCGCGGAGTGCGAGGTCGGCGTAGGAGTCGTCGCCCAGGTGCCGCCATGCCTCCAGGAGCACGGAGACGATCCCCGCCGTGCCGCTGTACAGGATGGGGTCGGTCCTCTCCTGCGAGGGCGCGGCCGGCCAGGCGAGTCCGCCGTCCGCCGTCTCCCGCGCGGCGGCCACCAGCCACCGCAGCCCGTCCACCGCGAGCTCCTCGACCTCGTCCACCTGCACGGTCGTACCGTCAACTGCCGTCATGGTGCCCACTGTTGCACGCCCTTCAGGTTCCCCGCAGCAGCCGGTTCAGTGCCCGCCCGAAGACCGACCGGGCCGACACCCGCAGCACAGGGGCGAACAGGCCGGGCAGGAAACGGACCCGGAGCGACTCGCGCCAGATCACGCGGGCGCGGCCGCCCGGACCCGGGTGCACCTCCAGTTCGGCCCAGCCCCGCACCACCCGGCCGCGCTTCTCCAGGCGGCACAGGCCGGAGACACCCTCCGCGGGTGGGCGCCAGACCGTGACCTCCATGGGGTCGGCGAAGGCGAGCGGGCCGAACCCCGAACGGGCGACAACGAGCGTGCCCTCGGTGGTCGGGCCCGGCGGCTCGACGGTGACGCGCGTCAGGGGGACGACCTCGCCGTGGCGGGGCCACTCCGTGAGGCGGCGCCAGGCCTCGTCGGGGGAGAGCGGGGCCGTGCGTTCGAGGAGGAAGGTGACCACGGGTTGATCTTAGGGAATCAGTCCTGCTCAGCGGGGATTTCATAGGCGTCTCACATACTTGGCGCAGCCGGATGCGGGCGCGCTGACGTACCGCGGGCGCACACGCCCCTGGACGGGGCCCCGGGCCCTCCCCCTGTCGACATGTGCATGTACACCCCCGAATCCGTACGGCACCATGAGCGCGACCGCACCACCGGCACCACCGGCCGCAGGGGGACGTCTCGTGGACACCGAACCGCACGGCAGGCTCGACGCGTTGCAGAGCGATCCGTACCCGCACTACGAGCGGGCCCGGGAGGCCGAAGGGCTGGCGCGCATCGACGAGTTCGACGCCTGGCTGGTCGCCCGGGATGCGGACGTACGCGAAGTACTGCGCCGCCCCGAGGACTTCTCGTCGGCGAACGCCCTCGTGCCCGACGTACTGCCGTCGCCGGCCGCGCTCGCCGTCCTCGGCGGCGGATTCGGCGGACGTCCGGTCGTCGTCACCGCGGACGGCGACCTGCACCAGCGGCTGCGCGCGCCGATCGTGCGCGGCCTCTCGCCGTCGCGGGTGGCCGCGGTCCTTCCGTACGCCGCCGGGCGCGCCGCCGCCCTCGTCGACGGGTTCGTGAAGGACGGCGGGGTCGAGCTGATGTCGGCGTACGCGCGGAAGCTGCCCGGCGACGTCATCGGGCGGATCGTCGGCCTCGACCCCGCAGACGTCCCGGCCGTGGTGCACGGCGGCCACCGCGCCGAGGAACTGCTGTTCCGGCCACTGGCACAGAGCGAGCAGGTCGCCGCCGCCGAGGACGTGGTGGCGATGCAGCACATCCTCGACCGGCTCGTACGCGAGCGGCACGCCGAGCCGGGCGAGGACCTGTGCAGCGAACTCGTCGCGTCCCTCACCGAGCCGGGTGAGCTGACCCTCGACCACCGGCACGAACTCGTCGCCCACCTCCAGAACCTGTTGATCGCCGGGCACCTGACCACCACCGCGCTCATCGGCACGACCGTCCTGCACCTGCTGCGACACCCCGACCAGTGGGAGCTGCTGTGCGCCGAACCCGAGCGCATACCGGCGGCCGTCGAGGAGGCCGCCCGCTACGACAGCGCGCTACAGGGCTTCCGCCGGGTCACCACCCGTCCCGTCACCCTGGCGGGCACCGAACTGCCTGCCGGAGCAACGGTGTTCGTGGCGTTCGGCGGCGCCAACCGGGACGGCGCCCGGCATCCGCGCCCCGACACCTTCGACATCACCCGCCCGCCCCTCCGTCACCTCGCCTTCGGACACGGCGTGCACAGCTGCCCCGGCTCACAACTGGCCCGCGACCAGCTCAACCTCACGCTCCAGGAGCTCACCGGCCGGCTTCCGGGGCTCCGGCTCGCGGACGGGCAGCCGGTCGCCATGCGGCCGACGATGATCCACCGCTCGCCCCAGCGCCTCCACCTGACCTGGTAGATCGCGCCCCGCCGCATGGACCGGCCCCGCGCGGTTACTCGCCGAGAGGAAGAAGTGCACGCGGGAGCCGGGAGGTGGTCGCATGACGCGCGTGCGTACGGTGCTGTTCGACCGCGACAGCATCCTCGCC
This portion of the Streptomyces canus genome encodes:
- a CDS encoding cytochrome P450; this encodes MDTEPHGRLDALQSDPYPHYERAREAEGLARIDEFDAWLVARDADVREVLRRPEDFSSANALVPDVLPSPAALAVLGGGFGGRPVVVTADGDLHQRLRAPIVRGLSPSRVAAVLPYAAGRAAALVDGFVKDGGVELMSAYARKLPGDVIGRIVGLDPADVPAVVHGGHRAEELLFRPLAQSEQVAAAEDVVAMQHILDRLVRERHAEPGEDLCSELVASLTEPGELTLDHRHELVAHLQNLLIAGHLTTTALIGTTVLHLLRHPDQWELLCAEPERIPAAVEEAARYDSALQGFRRVTTRPVTLAGTELPAGATVFVAFGGANRDGARHPRPDTFDITRPPLRHLAFGHGVHSCPGSQLARDQLNLTLQELTGRLPGLRLADGQPVAMRPTMIHRSPQRLHLTW
- a CDS encoding lanthionine synthetase LanC family protein, which translates into the protein MTAVDGTTVQVDEVEELAVDGLRWLVAAARETADGGLAWPAAPSQERTDPILYSGTAGIVSVLLEAWRHLGDDSYADLALRAGHGLAAAVDGHEDDSLYFGRSGMALVLHTLHHELGDTACGTAADRAMALVRSHFDGERWGELFELMGGNGGTGLAALAVGDPEFAVLAVEPYLRAAEKTPWGVTWPHRPGTEARMHHMSHGTLGIAYALVRIGHATGRADLVDLGLAGVADVVARAEGGPDGFLVPHSTPQFLPDLIEPVSYGWCHGPTGDAHMFRLLRDTQGDPAWAALADRCWHTVVHSGLPQRLRPGFWDNNGRCCGTAGVLALAGDRIAERAGGQEAYDFARVLVADLAARAVRDTDGARWSNVEHRATPSDLEPGTGWAQGGAGIVRELLRFVRLSRGGDPRYAFTWPDQPQVSAQATDPIRRAGTEVTS
- a CDS encoding xanthine dehydrogenase family protein molybdopterin-binding subunit, with the protein product MSTPNGTPTKITQGSKTKGGIGESTLRPDGTLKVTGEFAYSSDMWHEDMLWGQILRSTVAHAEIVSIDTSEALALPGVYAVMTYDDLPTEVKNYGLEIQDTPVLAHGKVRHHGEPVAIVAADHPETARRAAAKIKVEYRELPVITDEASATAPDAILVHENRDDHHIGHVPHPNILHRQPIIRGDVQEASKKADFVVRGEYTFGMQDQAFLGPESGLAVPDEDGGVHLYIATQWLHSDLRQIAPVLGLPERKVRMTLSGVGGAFGGREDLSMQIHACLLALRTGKPVKIVYNRFESFFGHVHRHPAKLYYEHGATREGKLTHVKCRIVLDGGAYASASPAVVGNAASLGVGPYVVDDVEIEALALYTNNPPCGAMRGFGAVQACFAYEAQMDKLADAVGMDRVEFRQLNAMEQGTIMPTGQPVDSPAPVAELLRRVKAMPLPPEQQWLAAGEEADVRQLPGGLSNTTHGEGVVRGVGYAVGIKNVGFSEGFDDYSTARVRMEVVGGEPVATVHTAMAEVGQGGVTVHAQIARTELGVAQVTIRPADTQVGSAGSTSASRQTYVTGGAVKNSCELVREKVLELGRRKFGSYHPAWATAELLLEGGKVVTDGGEVLADLVDVLEGESVEVEAEWRHRPTEPFDLRTGQGFGHVQYSFAAHRAVVEVDTELGLVKVIELACAQDVGKALNPLSVIGQIQGGTTQGLGVAVMEEIIVDPKTAKVKNPSFTDYLIPTILDTPTIPVDVLELADDHAPYGLRGVGEAPTLSSTPAVLAAIRNATGLELNRTPVRPEHLTGT
- a CDS encoding SRPBCC family protein, yielding MVTFLLERTAPLSPDEAWRRLTEWPRHGEVVPLTRVTVEPPGPTTEGTLVVARSGFGPLAFADPMEVTVWRPPAEGVSGLCRLEKRGRVVRGWAELEVHPGPGGRARVIWRESLRVRFLPGLFAPVLRVSARSVFGRALNRLLRGT
- a CDS encoding NCS2 family permease, translating into MTQQSLEPRTTADDAGEGTRVPAGRSWLDQYFHISRRGSTVARELRGGVTTFMAMAYILLLNPLILSGKDAAGDTLGQKALITATAFAAAFTTPLMGFFGKVPLALAAGLSVSGVLSSQVAPAMTWPQAMGMCVMYGVVIMLLVVTGLREMIMNAIPLALKHAITMGIGLFVALIGFYKAGFVHQGKATPVTLGPTGELAGWPVLLFAVTLLAIFMLQARGVPGAILIGIVGGTVLAVFLNAVGAVGPGQWASGAPELHGSAVSMPDFSIFGKVEFGGWGEVGAMTVGMIVFTLVLAGFFDAMATIIGVGTEAGLADAQGRMPGLSKALFIDGAGGAIGGVAGASGQTVFVESATGVGEGARTGLSSVVTGLFFAACLFFTPLTAIVPGEVAAAALVVIGAMMMMNARHVDWADRATAVPVFLTVVIMPFTYSITAGVAAGVISYVAIKVAQSKAREIGAFMWGLTVIFLVYYALHPIESWMGVR
- a CDS encoding XdhC family protein: MLDIADELHRWFEQGRDFAVATVVAVGGSAPRRPGAALAVDADGTAIGSVSGGCVEGAVYALCQQALEDGESVLERFGYSDEDAFAVGLTCGGIIDILVTPVRAGDSVRTVVAAALEAAARGRAAALARIVSGPRELVGRALVVGPEDVSGHGGFGAHPELDRTVAAEARAFLEAGRTGTLEIGEQGSRCGAPLTVLVESSVPPPRMIVFGAIDFASALVRIGTFLGYRVTVCDARPVFATEARFPEADEIVVEWPHRYLERTEVDARTVLCVLTHDAKFDVPLLQLALRLPVAYVGAMGSRRTHLDRNERLREVGVTELELARLRSPIGLDLGARTPEETALSIAAEIVASRRGGSGVSLTGAHTPIHHDVTSVPARRIGSVA